A genomic region of Cannabis sativa cultivar Pink pepper isolate KNU-18-1 chromosome 1, ASM2916894v1, whole genome shotgun sequence contains the following coding sequences:
- the LOC115704671 gene encoding uncharacterized protein LOC115704671 isoform X3: protein MDEISEVISMPGEKMPKLIISVLETFGCVMKVNAFNFVNVVDALYYSKYFLTLTAVKCQHPKAYSVVKTVGTLVSSERDTEVKSFTVFLRIMCANITVVGDGRINEAVYKGLRRRVIGIAMQNPGILESCRK, encoded by the exons ATGGATGAAATTTCGGAAGTCATATCTATGCCAG GTGAAAAGATGCCCAAACTTATAATTTCTGTGCTCGAAACATTTGGTTGCGTTATGAAG GTTAATGCGTTCAACTTTGTAAATGTTGTCGATGCCTTGTATTATTCCAAGTATTTTCTGACATTGACAGCTGTTAAGTGTCAACATCCCAAAGCTTATTCTGTGGTTAAGACTGTG GGCACACTTGTTTCATCTGAAAGGGATACAGAAGTTAAATCTTTTACGGTTTTTCTGAGAATTATGTGTGCCAATATTACCGTGGTTGGAGATGGGAGAATCAATGAGGCGGTCTACAAAGGATTAAGAAGACGTGTCATTGGAATAGCCATGCAAAATCCTGGGATATTGGAG AGCTGTAGAAAATGA
- the LOC115708274 gene encoding uncharacterized protein LOC115708274: protein MRETSSVVVSISMAGVLPCTSTLSLRTFTDNNSISCCTPFNSTFLTTITSERALNFRCSAKKKISFADQILDYIEGGPKLRRWYGAPDLLPKDGSIVDDEDEDESSENGARDAILVTDGDSEIGQMVILSLIVKRARVKALVKDKRVALEAFGTYVESIAGDSRDKPFLKRALRGVRTIICPNEGFLSNVGNLKGVQHIILLSQLCVYKGAGGIQALMKGNTKKKAEQEESLVAASGIPYTIIRCGSLLNTPGGKQGFSFEEGCAAIKSLSKEDAAFICVEAVDVVPQKGFTFEVVNGENNVPDWKECLTQLMNKAEQKSQ from the exons ATGAGAGAAACCTCGAGCGTGGTGGTTTCTATATCTATGGCGGGTGTTCTTCCCTGTACATCTACGCTCTCTCTAAGGACCTTTACCGATAACAACTCAATCTCATGCTGCACGCCATTCAATTCTACCTTTCTCACCACCATCACTTCCGAAAGGGCTCTTAATTTCCGCTGCTCCGCCAAGAAGAAAATCAGCTTTGCTGACCAAATTCTTGACTATATAGAAG GGGGTCCCAAGTTGAGAAGATGGTATGGGGCACCTGATCTTCTCCCTAAAGATGGCTCCATTGTTGACGATGAAGACGAAGACGAATCTTCAG AAAATGGAGCCAGGGATGCAATTTTAGTTACTGATGGAGATAGTGAGATTGGTCAG ATGGTTATATTGTCATTGATTGTCAAGAGAGCCCGAGTTAAAGCATTGGTCAAGGATAAGAGGGTTGCACTCGAAGCCTTTGGAACATATGTTGAG TCAATTGCTGGTGATTCAAGGGACAAACCATTTCTGAAGAGAGCTCTAAGAGGAGTTCGGACTATAATTTGCCCAAAT GAGGGTTTTCTATCCAATGTTGGAAACTTGAAAGGGGTACAACATATAATTCTCTTATCTCAG TTGTGTGTTTATAAAGGTGCCGGGGGCATTCAAGCTCTCATGAAAGGcaacacaaaaaaaaaggcCGAGCAAGAGGAATCATTGGTGGCTGCATCAGGAATTCCTTACACTATTATAAGGTGTGGCTCTTTACTAAACACTCCAGGTGGAAAGCAAGGCTTTAGCTTTGAAGAG GGTTGTGCAGCAATAAAAAGTCTAAGCAAGGAGGATGCTGCCTTTATTTGTGTGGAAGCAGTTGATGTGGTCCCTCAAAAGGGATTTACATTTgag GTAGTGAACGGAGAAAATAATGTTCCTGACTGGAAAGAATGTTTGACTCAGTTGATGAATAAAGCAGAACAGAAATCCCAATGA
- the LOC115704671 gene encoding uncharacterized protein LOC115704671 isoform X2 — protein sequence MCCSYAYVKGLFFFKMQSQYYHKNRLSTSHVSCASCNTFAKIALPNINVTLAIGEMILKQISKVNAFNFVNVVDALYYSKYFLTLTAVKCQHPKAYSVVKTVGTLVSSERDTEVKSFTVFLRIMCANITVVGDGRINEAVYKGLRRRVIGIAMQNPGILESCRK from the exons ATGTGCTGTTCTTATGCATATGTCAAAGGACTGTTTTTCTTTAAAATGCAATCTCAATATTACCACAAAAATAGGCTTTCAACGTCTCATGTCTCATGTGCAAGTTGCAACACATTTGCGAAGATTGCACTGCCAAACATTAATGTTACACTTGCAATTGGAGAaatgattttgaaacaaatcaGCAAG GTTAATGCGTTCAACTTTGTAAATGTTGTCGATGCCTTGTATTATTCCAAGTATTTTCTGACATTGACAGCTGTTAAGTGTCAACATCCCAAAGCTTATTCTGTGGTTAAGACTGTG GGCACACTTGTTTCATCTGAAAGGGATACAGAAGTTAAATCTTTTACGGTTTTTCTGAGAATTATGTGTGCCAATATTACCGTGGTTGGAGATGGGAGAATCAATGAGGCGGTCTACAAAGGATTAAGAAGACGTGTCATTGGAATAGCCATGCAAAATCCTGGGATATTGGAG AGCTGTAGAAAATGA
- the LOC115707069 gene encoding transcription initiation factor TFIID subunit 12b codes for MAENGASSPKTLQPTNPSMDPTSTTTSTVAAAAAMAMGSPANVTNTMISQNPSNLSNSSMNPQIQSPSTLSQSPQISSPPLPPLSNVSLPQSQQQQQISPSVGLDFQSKTHLQPQQAQNVNSMSNFQLQQSLQRSPSMTRLNQIQQQQSQQQQLGLMRQQASLYGQMNFGGSASIQQQTQQQQQQQMGSGNLSRSALIGQSGQLPVLPSAAAAQFNLQNPMLTSPRQKAALVQGSQLHGSNSAGQALQGMQAMGMMGYSQLRANGALASYAAQQRLNPGQLRQQLSQQSSLTSPQVQNLPRSSSLAFMNSQLSGLTQNGQAGLQNPLSHQWLKQIPAISGPGSPSFRLQQHQRQQQQQAILQQHLASAPQLHQTSMALNPQQLSQIVQNQSPMGHPQLQQQQQQQQQQQQQQQQQQQLQLPQQQQQLQLPQQQSQQQPSLSLQQQHSPRIQGPSGQKSLSLTGSQPDATASGTTTPGGSSSQGTEATNQLLGKRKIQDLVSQVDSQATIDPEVEDILLEIGDDFIDNVTTFICNLAKHRKSSTVESKDLLLHLEKNWKLTVPGFEEQKFQNRPSVNDLHKKRMDMIRTYMESSRAETNTINRKDIIRQGLGNPVGTNHLQRPSLSSEQLITQPTGSQMLQQMTRY; via the exons ATGGCGGAAAACGGCGCTTCATCCCCTAAAACACTACAACCCACAAACCCCAGCATGGACCCGACGTCGACGACAACCTCAACAGTAGCAGCAGCGGCTGCCATGGCCATGGGTAGCCCCGCTAATGTCACTAACACTATGATTTCTCAAAACCCATCAAATTTATCAAATTCTTCGATGAACCCACAAATCCAGTCTCCTTCTACTCTCTCACAATCCCCTCAAATTTCGTCTCCTCCACTTCCCCCACTTTCCAACGTCTCTCTCCCCCAAtcacaacaacaacagcaaATCTCTCCCTCTGTTGGATTGGATTTCCAGTCAAAAACCCATCTTCAGCCGCAGCAAGCTCAGAATGTAAATTCCATGTCGAATTTTCAACTCCAGCAAAGCCTACAACGGTCTCCGTCGATGACGCGATTGAATCAAATTCAGCAGCAGCAAAGTCAGCAACAGCAGCTTGGGTTGATGAGGCAACAAGCAAGCTTATACGGGCAGATGAATTTCGGTGGTTCGGCTTCAATTCAGCAGCAGACTcagcaacaacaacagcagCAAATGGGTTCAGGGAATTTGTCACGATCGGCTTTGATTGGTCAAAGTGGGCAGCTACCAGTGTTGCCTAGCGCAGCTGCCGCACAATTTAATTTGCAGAATCCGATGCTAACCTCG CCTAGGCAAAAAGCTGCATTAGTACAAGGATCACAGCTCCATGGAAGTAATTCTGCTGGGCAGGCTTTACAAGGAATGCAAGCTATGGGGATGATGGGGTACTCACAACTGAGAGCTAATGGGGCTCTGGCTTCTTATGCTGCTCAGCAGCGATTGAATCCGGGTCAGTTGAGGCAACAATTATCCCAACAAAGCTCGCTTACCTCTCCTCAG GTTCAAAACTTACCGAGGTCTTCATCACTGGCATTTATGAATTCTCAGCTGTCTGGATTAACTCAGAATGGACAAGCAGGTTTGCAGAACCCCTTGTCGCATCAGTGGTTAAAACAAATTCCTGCAATATCTGGCCCCGGTTCACCTTCATTCCGTCTTCAACAGCATCAGCGGCAACAGCAGCAGCAGGCTATCTTGCAGCAGCATCTGGCTTCAGCTCCTCAGTTGCATCAAACTTCAATGGCCCTGAACCCACAACAGTTATCCCAGATTGTGCAGAATCAATCACCAATGGGTCATCCTCAgttgcagcaacaacaacagcagcagcaacaacaacaacagcaacaacaacaacaacagcaactACAGCTGccacaacaacaacagcaactACAGCTGCCACAACAACAGTCACAACAACAGCCTTCCTTGAGTCTTCAGCAGCAACACTCCCCAAGAATCCAGGGGCCCTCAGGCCAAAAGTCTCTTAGCTTAACAGGATCTCAACCAGATGCTACTGCATCAGGAACAACTACACCTGGGGGAAGTTCAAGCCAAGGAACAGAGGCAACTAATCAGCTTCTTGGGAAAAGGAAGATACAAGATTTAGTTTCACAG GTGGATTCTCAGGCAACTATAGACCCCGAAGTTGAAGATATTCTTTTGGAGATAGGCGATGACTTTATTGACAAT GTGACAACATTTATATGCAATTTGGCAAAGCACCGTAAATCTTCAACAGTAGAGTCCAAGGATTTATTGCTACACCTAG aaaaaaattggaaattgaCAGTTCCAGGATTTGAAGAACAGAAGTTCCAAAACAGACCA TCAGTAAATGATCTTCACAAAAAACGTATGGACATG ATACGAACATATATGGAATCCTCACGGGCTGAAACAAACACAATTAATCGTAAAGATATTATTAGACAAGGGCTTGGTAACCCAGTTGGCACTAACCACCTTCAACGACCTTCCCTTAGCTCAGAGCAGTTGATTACACAACCAACTGGTTCCCAAATGTTGCAGCAAATGACACGATACTAA
- the LOC115704671 gene encoding uncharacterized protein LOC115704671 isoform X1: protein MDEISEVISMPGEKMPKLIISVLETFGCVMKVNAFNFVNVVDALYYSKYFLTLTAVKCQHPKAYSVVKTVGTLVSSERDTEVKSFTVFLRIMCANITVVGDGRINEAVYKGLRRRVIGIAMQNPGILEVFTNPFLVLVLNMLMQTKNDSILDSQGHAGPFGDTC from the exons ATGGATGAAATTTCGGAAGTCATATCTATGCCAG GTGAAAAGATGCCCAAACTTATAATTTCTGTGCTCGAAACATTTGGTTGCGTTATGAAG GTTAATGCGTTCAACTTTGTAAATGTTGTCGATGCCTTGTATTATTCCAAGTATTTTCTGACATTGACAGCTGTTAAGTGTCAACATCCCAAAGCTTATTCTGTGGTTAAGACTGTG GGCACACTTGTTTCATCTGAAAGGGATACAGAAGTTAAATCTTTTACGGTTTTTCTGAGAATTATGTGTGCCAATATTACCGTGGTTGGAGATGGGAGAATCAATGAGGCGGTCTACAAAGGATTAAGAAGACGTGTCATTGGAATAGCCATGCAAAATCCTGGGATATTGGAGGTATTCACGAATCCTTTTCTGGTATTAGTTTTAAATATGTTAATGCAAACAAAAAATGATTCAATTTTAGACTCGCAAGGCCATGCTGGGCCATTTGGAGATACATGTTGA
- the LOC115707067 gene encoding protein ELF4-LIKE 4 encodes MEGGIYRGIGNGTQVDGKVLQTFQKNFVQVQDILDQNRLLISEINQNHESKIPDNLNRNVGLIRELNNNIRRVVDLYADLSTSFTKSVDASSEGESAGTYKSDGKTSQKRIRSG; translated from the coding sequence ATGGAGGGTGGTATCTATAGAGGCATAGGAAACGGGACCCAAGTAGATGGGAAGGTTTTGCAGACATTTCAGAAGAACTTTGTTCAAGTTCAGGACATTTTGGACCAGAACCGGTTGCTAATTAGTGAGATTAACCAGAACCATGAGTCAAAGATACCAGACAACTTGAACCGGAATGTGGGACTAATCAGAGAACTTAACAACAACATCAGAAGGGTGGTAGATCTCTATGCTGATCTCTCAACTTCTTTCACCAAGTCGGTGGATGCTTCATCCGAAGGCGAATCGGCTGGTACTTATAAATCAGATGGAAAAACTAGTCAGAAGAGAATTAGATCCGGGTAG